In the Hordeum vulgare subsp. vulgare chromosome 7H, MorexV3_pseudomolecules_assembly, whole genome shotgun sequence genome, one interval contains:
- the LOC123408429 gene encoding uncharacterized protein LOC123408429 translates to MEQDALVASSQQVKLPLALFTFESNKKKQLLFDPSTKKICGIISAAFADAICVFENGGWLLMLQHKQHGLQEQQEQTIFLVHASTGRRLELPACPSVVDGLFVFYVGSSEVPLVVACIETISKVPTVHVACPGDIYWSVYKNMEDSSRLPQHPYTRVKCTLIIDVVLLGKQVVCIDYHGKILVFDVTEMSWRTALSKGWNERNAHFLVASSGKVVLISCRRFCGRFCDFKFFKLNAEALEWSPLDDTELDGSSWFLYRGRSILAREEGKRKVYTFYPNQWGGSTPIDADSSRKRKVAHMKSLSSREKSITNIFMHDLEDDVVTKVLPASIVTEERHWVQSSVFGGPFQ, encoded by the coding sequence ATGGAGCAGGACGCCCTGGTGGCTTCTTCCCAGCAAGTGAAGCTACCCTTGGCTCTGTTTACTTTTGAAAGCAacaagaagaagcagctcctgTTTGATCCCTCCACCAAGAAGATCTGTGGCATAATCAGCGCCGCGTTTGCAGATGCCATCTGCGTGTTCGAGAATGGCGGGTGGCTGCTCATGCTCCAGCACAAGCAACATGGTTTGCAGGAGCAGCAAGAGCAGACCATCTTCCTTGTGCATGCCAGCACGGGCAGGCGGCTGGAGCTGCCGGCATGCCCTTCTGTCGTTGACGGGCTCTTCGTTTTCTATGTCGGCTCCAGTGAGGTGCCTCTGGTCGTCGCGTGCATTGAGACTATCTCCAAGGTTCCAACCGTCCATGTTGCCTGCCCTGGAGATATTTACTGGAGCGTCTACAAGAACATGGAAGATAGCTCCCGTCTACCGCAGCATCCATACACACGAGTCAAGTGCACCCTTATTATCGATGTCGTCTTGCTTGGGAAGCAGGTCGTCTGCATCGACTACCATGGGAAGATCCTGGTCTTCGATGTTACGGAGATGAGCTGGAGGACCGCTCTTTCTAAGGGGTGGAACGAAAGGAATGCTCACTTTCTTGTGGCATCCAGTGGAAAAGTTGTGCTCATCTCGTGTCGTCGCTTTTGTGGACGGTTCTGTGACTTCAAGTTCTTCAAGCTGAATGCTGAAGCACTAGAGTGGTCACCTCTAGATGACACTGAGCTTGATGGTTCCAGCTGGTTTCTTTACAGAGGTCGCTCCATCCTTGCGAGGGAGGAAGGCAAGAGGAAAGTCTACACCTTCTATCCAAACCAGTGGGGTGGCTCAACACCGATCGACGCCGACAgctcgaggaagaggaaggtagcccATATGAAGTCACTGTCTTCTAGAGAGAAATCGATTACGAATATATTCATGCATGATTTAGAAGATGACGTTGTCACGAAGGTTCTCCCGGCTTCAATTGTGACTGAGGAACGACATTGGGTTCAGTCTAGTGTTTTTGGTGGACCATTTCAGTAA